A genomic stretch from Cydia amplana chromosome 1, ilCydAmpl1.1, whole genome shotgun sequence includes:
- the LOC134654613 gene encoding pro-resilin-like: MWRIICVSLLAWFLLITNVTSQEYLPPKPGGGKKPAPEPTLPANYDFSYNVEDSGVSLDFGHNEKRKDDRATGSYHVLLPDGRMQLVEYEAGPDGYKPQVMYMGTATYPAPAADKFDGYHYNAASSRQSVRQAAPRQPARPAPPAPPAPIAAPANATQ, encoded by the exons ATGTGGAGAATTATTTGC GTATCGTTGTTAGCTTGGTTTCTGTTGATAACGAACGTGACGAGCCAGGAGTACCTGCCGCCCAAGCCCGGCGGCGGCAAGAAGCCTGCTCCGGAACCTACT TTGCCAGCGAACTACGACTTCTCGTACAACGTGGAAGACAGCGGCGTGAGCCTCGACTTCGGTCACAACGAGAAGCGTAAGGACGACCGCGCGACCGGCTCCTACCACGTGCTGCTGCCCGACGGGCGCATGCAGCTGGTCGAGTACGAAGCTGGACCTGACGGGTACAAGCCACAG GTGATGTACATGGGCACGGCGACGTACCCCGCGCCGGCGGCGGACAAGTTCGACGGGTACCACTACAACGCGGCCTCGAGCCGCCAGAGCGTGCGCCAGGCCGCGCCGCGGCAGCCCGCTCGCCCCGCGCCACCCGCGCCCCCCGCTCCCATAGCCGCCCCCGCTAACGCCACGCAATAG